The DNA sequence ACGCAGCACGCGGAAACCTTCGCCGAGCGATACGCCGGGTTTCCCGTGCGTATCGGCACGCTCTCGCGCTTCTCTACCCCCAAGGAGACCGAGGAAGTCAAGGCTGGGCTGGCCTCGGGCGAGGTCGACCTGGTCATCGGCACGCACTCGCTGCTAACCGGCACTGTCTCTTTCAAGAAGCTCGGCCTGGTCATCATCGACGAGGAACAGCGCTTCGGCGTCGAGCACAAGGAAACCCTCAAGGCCCTGCGTGCCGACGTGGATGTCCTATCCATGTCGGCGACCCCAATCCCGCGTACCCTCGAGATGGCGATCTCCGGCATTCGCGAGATGTCGATCCTGCAGACCCCACCCGAGGAGCGCCAGCCGGTCCTCACCTTCGTCGGTGCCCACACGGATGCCCAGGTCAGCGCTGCGATCCGACGCGAGCTCCTGCGCGATGGCCAGGTCTTCTACGTGCACAACCGCGTCGACTCGATCTCCTCTGTCGCCGCCCACATCACCGAGCTGGTTCCCGAGGCGCGCGTGCGCACCGCTCACGGCAAGATGAACGAGCATCAGCTCGAGGCCGTCATCCTGGACTTCTGGAACCACGAGTTCGACGTCCTCGTGTGTACGACCATCGTCGAAACCGGCCTGGACATCTCCAACGCGAACACCCTCATCGTCGACCGTGCCGACACCTTTGGTCTGTCTCAGCTCCACCAGCTGCGCGGGCGCGTTGGACGTGGCCGTGAACGCGCCTACGCCTACTTCTTCTACCCCGGTGACAAGGCCCTCACTGAGACCGCGCACGAGCGTCTCAAGACGATCGCCGCGAACACCGAGTTGGGAGCCGGCCTGGCTGTCGCCCAGCGCGATCTCGAGATCCGAGGCGCCGGAAACCTCCTGGGAGGAGCCCAGTCCGGCCACGTCGAAGGTGTCGGATTCGACCTGTACGTGCGTATGGTGTCCGACGCGGTCGCCGCCTACCGAGGTGATGCCCCGACCGAAAAGACCGACGTGCGCATGGACCTGCAGGTGGACGCACACATTCCCGATGGCTACGTGCGTGGCGAGCGTCTGCGCCTCGAGGTATACGCAAAGATCGCGGCCATTTCCACGCCCGAGCAGGAAGCCGACGTGCGTGAGGAACTTGTGGACCGCTACGGCCCCATTCCGCCCCAGGTCGACCTGCTGTTCGCCGTCGCTCGGCTGCGTGAGGTCGTGCGCCGCGCCGGGATCGCCGAGATCGTCACGCAGGGTAAGTACCTGCGCGTCTCGCCCGTCGAATTGCGCGATTCTCAGGTTATGCGCCTCAAGCGACTGCACCCGGGCGCCGTTATCAAGGCCGCTGTCCGTCAGGTCCTCGTCCCCCTGCCGCTTACCTCTCGCGTCGGCGGTTCTCCGCTCACCGACGGCCCTCTCCTGGAGTGGGTAGAGACTCTGGTGACGAAGATTCTTGTGCCTTTTGGCGAGTAGTGCCTGTGGTGGAATACACTGGTGCTATTGCGTCGCAACACATCTGAGGAAGGAACGCTCGTGCGCTACACACGCCAGCTCGCCACCGCCGCCCTGATTGTGGCCGCCGGACTGGGAATGGGGGCCTGCTCAGCCCACCCCGGTGCCGCCGTCGTCAGCTCGTCCGGCTCGTACTCCAACGAAGAGGTCGCGCAGGCTGCCCAGCAGATGTCCGTGCTCCTGGGTGGACAGAAGGTCGCCGACGCGCAGATTCGTTCCCAGCTGGTGAACCTGCCCCTCCTTGAGGCGGCCGGTGCTTCTGTCGGTACGGTCGTCTCCGACGAGCAGATTGACCAGGTCGGCGAGCGCGCGGCCGAACAATCGGGTGACGGAACGTTCACGCTTGGCCCCGCCACTCGCGCCACCGTGAAGTCGATCATGCTAACCCAGGCTCTCAACCAGGTCGCGCAAACAGATCCTTCGGCTGTGCAGAAGCTCAACCAGGTCATTGCCGAGGCTCGCGAGAAGTCCGACGCGCGTGTTAATCCGCGCTTCGTCCAGCCGTCGCTGGGCGGCGCGCAGGGGGCAACGACGCCCATGTTCGGCGACGCCATTTCTGGTGGCCAGCATGATCCTCTGGCAGCGCCAACGGGTGGCGGTAAGGCCAACTGATGAGCCTGTGAGTATTCGCTCACAGTGCGTCCGGCAGGGACTAATGTCGCTTGTCCGAGCACAAAGAAGGGGCTGAGAACCCCGCACAACACAACGTCCCCCTCGCCGGGGGTGACCACATATGGCGGTCCGTATTACCGTTGTACTGACCGCTTCCACGCAACAACATCGATTGGAGAATGACGTGGCAGTTATTGAAGGCATTGGTGCACGCGAGATCCTCGACTCGCGCGGTAACCCGACCGTTGAGGTCGAGGTCGTCCTCGAGGACGGCACCGCTGCGCGCGCGTCCGTTCCCTCCGGCGCGTCCACCGGCGCGTTCGAGGCCGTCGAGCGTCGCGATGGCGACAAGGGTCGCTACCTCGGCAAGGGCGTCCAGGACGCCGTTGACGCCGTCGTCGATCAGATCGCCCCCGAGCTCATCGGCGAGGAAGCTGACGACCAGCGCTACATCGACCAGGCCATGCTCGACCTGGACGGCACCCCCAACAAGGGCAAGCTCGGCGCGAACGCCATCCTCGGCGTCTCCCTCGCCGTCGCCAAGGCTGCCGCGAAGTACGCGGACCTGCCCCTCTACAAGTACCTGGGCGGCCCCAACGCCCACGTCCTGCCCGTCCCCATGATGAACATCCTCAACGGTGGCTCCCACGCGGACTCCAACGTTGACATCCAGGAGTTCATGATCGCCCCCATCGGTGCGCCCTCCTTCCGTGAGGCTCTGCGCTGGGGCGCCGAGGTCTACCACACGCTCAAGGGCGTCGTGAAGGAGCGCGGCCTGTCCACCGGTCTGGGCGACGAGGGTGGCTTCGCCCCCAACCTGGACTCCAACGCCGAGGCCCTCGACCTGATCGTCTCCGCCATCGAGAAGGCCGGCCTGAAGCCGGGCGAGGACGTCGCCCTTGCCCTGGACGTCGCCTCCTCCGAGTTCTTCAAGGACGGCCTGTACCAGTTCGAGGGCGAAGGCCGCTCGACTGACTACATGGTCGAGTACTACGAGAAACTCATCTCGAACTACCCGCTGGTCTCCATCGAGGATCCGCTCTCCGAGGACGAGTGGGATGCATGGAAGGCCCTGACCTCCGAGATCGGCGGCCGCGTGCAGCTGGTCGGCGACGATCTGTTCGTCACCAACCCCGCCCGTCTGAAGAAGGGCATCGAGCTGGGTGCCGCGAACGCGCTGCTCGTGAAGGTGAACCAGATCGGTTCGCTCACCGAGACCCTCGACGCCGTCGAGGAAGCGCACCGCAACGGCTACCGTTCGATGACCTCGCACCGCTCCGGCGAGACCGAGGACACCACGATCGCCGACCTGGCCGTCGCCACCAACTCCGGCCAGATCAAGACCGGTGCTCCCGCTCGCTCCGAGCGCGTCGCCAAGTACAACCAGCTGCTGCGTATCGAGGAGCAGCTGGGCGAGGCCGCCGTTTACGCCGGCCGCTCTGCCTTCCCTCGCTTCAAGTGAGCCTAGGCAACTAGCCGCATAGCTCCGCGCGGGCCCGTCAGGGTCCGCGCGGAGCGTTTTTATCGGCGTGGGGCTGAGCTAAACGAGCCGACTTAGGGCACGATAGAAGAATGCCTAGTCGTCGTCCGTCCTCCCGCCCTTCCCCACGTCGCCGCTCATCGTCCTCGGATGCACCGCGTACGACGCGTGAGATCAACGCGGAGAAGTCGCGCCAGCGCAGGGCCGCAGCGCAGGCAGCGAAATCCTCGAAGGGGGACAAGGCCTCGGCGGCAACGCGCAAGAAGGCCCGGAAACAAAAGACGCGGGAGGGATCGGGTCGCAGTTCATTCCCTTCGGAGAAGCGAAGAGAGAAGAAGGCTTCGACGCGGCCCGTAAGGGAGGGACGTTCCGTCCTGTCGATCGGTGGCCTTGACGTGTCGGCCCGCCTCGTCGTCGTCCTCACTGTCGCGGCCATCCTGTCCGTCATGCTGGTGCCCAGCCTCTATCAGTGGTGGCAGCAGGAGCACGAACTTGCGCAGATCAAGGCCCAGGTGGCCGAACAGCAGCAGAAGAACGCCGACATGCAGCGACAGCTGGACCTGTGGAACGACCCCGACTACATCTCCACGCAGGCGCGTGAGCGCCTCGGTTACGTTCGCCCCGGTGAGACTCAATACACGGTCGTGGATCCGGGGCCGCAATACCAGGACTCTGCCATGGCTGCGGCCGCACCTTCGACCGGACCGGCACGCCCCTGGGTACAGCAGCTCGCTATCCTAGTGGGGAAGGCGGATCAACCGCCGAACGCGACGCCCATCCCGTCAGCTGACGTCAGCCAGTCGGGTCAGGCGACTACCACCGGCCAAGAAAGTGGAGAATGAGCCTCGTTAACACCACCGACGCAACCGAAGAGGACCTTGATGTTCTGCGTTCCCAGCTGGGGCGCGTGCCCCGAGGAGTCATCGGTATTGCCGCGCGCTGCGTGTGCGGTCGGCCCACTGTCGTTGCCACTGCGCCTCGTCTGCCCGACGGCACGCCGTTCCCCACTACTTACTACCTGACGCACCCTGCCGCGGTGAAGGGCGCCTCGACCCTTGAGGCCGAGCACGTCATGGAGACCCTGAACGAGGAGCTCGCTCAGAATGAGGAGTTGCGCGCCGCCTACGCGCGCGCGCACCAGGCCTACATCGATGCGCGCCTGAGCCTGGGCGACGTCCCCGAGATCTCCGGCGTCAGTGCGGGCGGCATGCCCACGCGCGTCAAGTGCCTGCACGCTCTCGTTGGCCACTCTCTGGCCGCGGGGCCCGGCGTCAATCCGATTGGGGATCGTGCGCTCGCGATGCTTGCCGAGCGCGGCCTGTTCTCCGTCGAGCGCTGCTCCTGTTGAGCTGCCCCTCCGAAGTTCTCCCCGGCCTCGTCCGGGACTCCTATCACTAGAAACGAAGCGATGACCCGCGTAGCTGCCATTGACTGTGGAACCAATTCGATCCGACTGCTCGTCGCCGACGGGCACATTGACGAGAACGGACGCCCTCAACTCGCCGACCTGACCCGTCAGATGCGCATCGTGCGCCTGGGACAAGGCGTGGATGCGCGCGGCTATCTGGATCCCGCGGCGATCGAGCGTACGGTCGAGGCCACCGTCGAGTATCAGCGCATGATCGAGGCGCTGGGCGCGAGCTGCACCCGTTTCGTCGCGACCTCGGCGACGCGCGACGCCTCCAACAGCGCGGACTTTGTACGCCAAATTGAGGCTGTTATCGGCGTCGAACCGGAAGTGGTCGTTGGCACTGAGGAAGCGTCGCTGTCGTTCAATGGAGCGCTCAGCGGCCTGGGCGAGTCGGTGAGCGCACCCATGCTGGTTGTCGACATTGGCGGCGGTTCGACCGAGCTCGTTCTGGGTGCGACGCGTGTCGAGCAGGCGATCTCGATCGACATGGGAGCCGTGCGCGTCACCGAGAAGTTCTTTTCCCACGTGGATCCGGCCGGTGGTGTGCCCTCCGAGGACCAGGAGCGGGCGATCGCGTGGATCGATGAGCAGCTCGATCGCGCCGAAAAGTCCGTTGACCTAGCGCGCGTACGCTCCCTCGTCGGCGTCGCGGGTACGGTGACGACCCTCACCGCGCAGGCTCTCGGACTGGCTACATACCAGCCCGAGAGGATTCACGGAGCCCGACTGAGCGCCGCCCAGTTCGACGAGGCCGTGCGCTTTATGGTCGATCAGCCGACGTCCGTGAAGGCCTCCCTGGGATTCATGCCCGAGGGACGCGAGGACGTCATCGCCGCCGGCGCGCTCATCTGGAGCCGGATCGTGAAGCGAGTGCTCGCGCGTGCGCAGGCCGCCAGCCATCCGATCGATCAGGTCGTCACCTCCGAGCACGACATCCTCGATGGCATCGCCCAGGCGATGATCCGTCAGGAGCTTGAGACGAACGCTAGCCTCCCGTAGGCTGGACGTGCGCTCGTCGCGCCCCCGTGGCCCAATTGGCAGAGGCAACCGACTTAAAATCGGTGTGTTGTGGGTTCGAGTCCCACCGGGGGTACCATTCAGCCGCCTCATCGACGAGGCCGTGGCCTGCGCGCATCCCTTCCCTCGCTGAACGCGGAGTTGCGCTGCGCGCATAAGGGTGCGTTTCCCACCCGTGGGCACCTCGTGCGACACTAGAGGCAGCACATCACTGACCAAGGAGGAAACATGGCCAACCCGGTGATGAATTCGATCGTCAAAGACTGGTCGAAACAGCAGACGACTCCCGCCGGATACCCTGCGATGCCCGGCTACCAGCCAGCCTCGCAGCAGGCACAGAATCCCTACGGCGGCTCGACGAATCCCTACGCTCAGGGCGGTGTCGATCCCTCGGCGCAGTACGGCTACCCACAGGGCAGCCCCGACTACGCCGCGCAGAACACCTACGCTGCGCCTCAGGGCGCGCCCGTCTATGGCGTCCCGCAGGGGCAACAGGGCGGATACGACGACCCGATGGCGTCCTACGAGGCGATGATGAACGCCCCCGCCGCCGACGCGGTGGACCGCGGCGCGATGACCTATGACGACGTCGTGGTGAAGTCCATCATGTGCTTCGGCCTGCTTCTCGTGGGTGCGACCGCCGGATGGATGACCGGCCTGGTGGCGATTGGCGCGGCGATGATGGTTGCGCTCGCAGCCTGCGCTGTCACTCTCGGACTCGCCCTGTTCATCCAGTTCTCGAAGAAGGTGCGCCCCGGCGCTATCGTCGCCTACTCGCTCATCGAAGGTTTCGTTCTCGGGGCCCTGTCCTGCGCCTTTGAAGCGATGTTCCCGGGCATCGTGCTCAGTGCTGTTCTGGCGACCCTCGTCGTCATCGGCGTGACCCTGGTTGCCTTCACGATGGGTTTCGTGCGCAACTCGAACACGCTCACCCGTGTCGCGGGCATCGGCTCGTTCGCGTTCTTCATCTACTACGGGGCCAGCATCTTCCTGTCGGCCTCCGGCCTCGTGAACATGACTGCGGTGCGTAACATCTCCGTTTTCGGTATTCCGCTCGGCGTCATCATCGGGGTTCTCGCGGTCTTCATCGGCGTGCTGTGCCTCGTGCGTGACTTCGACGCCGTCAAGGTGGGCGTCGCCAACGGCGTGCCGCAGCGCTACGCGTGGCTGTGCACCTTCGCCATCATGACCGATGTCATCTGGATCTACCTCGAGATCCTCAAGATCCTGTCCTACTTCATGCGCCGCGACTGACGCGCCGCTACCGTTTCACCGACACCTAAGGAAAGACATCATGGAAAACATCTCTGTCTCCGGCGAATTTGGTCGCAAGCCCGTCCTCTCCTTCGAGGGGACGCCGTCCGACGAGCTCGTCGTCGAGGTCCTCCACGCGGGAGACGGCCAGGAGGTTGAGGCTGGCGACACCATTACCTGCCACTACTACGGCGCGGTCTTCGGCTCCGATAACGATTTCGATAACTCGTTTGATCGCGGCGGCGCCCTGTCCTTCCAGATCGGCGTCGGCATGGTCATCCCCGGATGGGACGAGGGCCTCGTGGGCAAGCACGTGGGCGACCGCGTCCTGCTTTCCATTCCCGCCGATCTTGGCTACGGTGAGCGGGGAGTCCCGCAGGCGGGTATCCCCGGCGGCGCGACCCTCGTGTTTGTTACCGACATCCTCGGCGTGAACTGATCGTATCGTCAACGCGGGGCGGGTCGGCACACACGTGCCGACCCGCCCCGCGTCATACCTGACTCCCCGGTTACTCCTGAGGGAGAGCAGGGCAGGCAACACCCGTGCGCGCGTGGCACTCGTAGCCGCCTGGATTCTTGAACAGATACTGCTGGTGATAGTCTTCCGCGTACCAGAAATGCGCGGGGGAGTCGGCCTCGGGAGCGGAGGAGATAACGGTCTGGATCGGGCCGAAGCCGCGTTCGGAGAGCACCTCCTGATAGGCATCGCGCAGGGCGGTCGCCTCGCGCAGCTGCGCGGGCGTGGTGGTCCAGATCTGCGATCGGTACTGGTCGCCGATGTCGTTGCCCTGGCCTCCCACCTGCGTGGGATCGTGGATCTCAAAGAAGAGACGAATCAGGTTGGCAGCGCTCGTCAGCGCGGTGTCGAAGACGACGCGAACGGCCTCGGCGTGGCCGGTCGAGTGTGCGCACACCTGGCGATAGGTGGGGTCTGGGGTGTGTCCTCCCATGTAGCCCGTCGCCGTGGTCACGACGCCGGGCATGTTCCACAGGGCCTTCTCGACGCCCCAGAAGCAGCCAGCCGCAAGGTAGATGACCTCCTGGCCTGCCCCGGCCTCGTCCCTCATGTTTGAACCGAGGACCGCGTGAGTCGTGGCGTGAATGTCCGTGTGCGCGAGATTGAAAATGTTTCTCATAACAGTCAGTATGCGCTTCGTGCGTGCAAAGGGCGCGGCGCAGGGACCGAGATGATGCAGTAGGTGGGTATGCTTAGAGAGAATTGATAAGGAGGGAACCGTGGCCGACACTCAGGAACAGCCGCGTTGGAAGCTATCTGACCTTATGGGCAGGCTTTCTGCGGCCTTGCCCGTGAAGCATGTCGACGAACCCGCGCCCGCGCCCGTGATGGTGTCTGTGCGCGAGGAGCACCAAGACGATCGTGACGTCGCCGCTGCCGTCCCGCGTTCTCTGCGTGTGGCCGCAGCGATTTCGTGGCGCGCGCTGATCGTTGCCGGAGTCGTCATGGCGGTGCTGTGGGGCATGGCCCGGCTGACGATCGTCATCATGCCCGTCGCGATCGCGCTGACCGTCGCGGTGCTCCTCGAGCCCCTCGTGTCGTGGATGCGTCGCCGCCTGCACTTCCCGTCGTCGCTGGCGGCGACCGTCGGCCTGCTCATCTTCTTCGCTGTCGTCGCCGGTGCGCTCAGCCAGGCCGCCGCCGAGCTCATCCAGCAGGTTCCCCAGTTGGCCGCGCAGGCTGCCGATGGCTTCCGCGCGTTGATCGACGCGATCCTGCACAATGAATTCCTCCAAGATGGACCGCTCAAGATCGATACGACCGTGTTGACTGCCGCCGCCGATCAGCTGCGCTCCGAGATGGTCTCCTGGCTCAACACGAACAAGGAAACTCTGGCGACCGGTGCCCTGAACATCACCTCGTCGGTGGGCACGCTGGCCACCTCCGGCCTAACGATGCTCTTCTGTCTGTTCTTCTTCCTCAAGGAAGGCCGATCGATTTGGCTGTGGTGCGTGCGCCTGCTGCCCGCACCCGCCCGCGTCCCCGTCCACGAGAGCGCGATCCGCGGCTGGGCGACCTTCGGGTCCTACGTGCGCACGCAGATCCAGGTCGCCGCGATTGACGCTATCGGCATCGCGCTGGGCGCTTTCTTCCTCGGCGTGCCTCTGGCCATCCCGATTGGCGTCATCACATTCTTCGCCGCCTTTGTTCCGATTCTGGGTGCCCTGACCTCGGGCGTCATCGCGGTCCTGGTTGCGGCCGTCAACGGTGGCCTGACGAAGGCGATCATCATGCTGGTCATTATCCTGGTCGTCCAGCAGGTCGAGTCCAACATCCTGCAGCCCTTCATGATGTCGAACGCGGTCTCGCTGCAC is a window from the Schaalia odontolytica genome containing:
- a CDS encoding Bax inhibitor-1/YccA family protein yields the protein MANPVMNSIVKDWSKQQTTPAGYPAMPGYQPASQQAQNPYGGSTNPYAQGGVDPSAQYGYPQGSPDYAAQNTYAAPQGAPVYGVPQGQQGGYDDPMASYEAMMNAPAADAVDRGAMTYDDVVVKSIMCFGLLLVGATAGWMTGLVAIGAAMMVALAACAVTLGLALFIQFSKKVRPGAIVAYSLIEGFVLGALSCAFEAMFPGIVLSAVLATLVVIGVTLVAFTMGFVRNSNTLTRVAGIGSFAFFIYYGASIFLSASGLVNMTAVRNISVFGIPLGVIIGVLAVFIGVLCLVRDFDAVKVGVANGVPQRYAWLCTFAIMTDVIWIYLEILKILSYFMRRD
- a CDS encoding Ppx/GppA phosphatase family protein encodes the protein MTRVAAIDCGTNSIRLLVADGHIDENGRPQLADLTRQMRIVRLGQGVDARGYLDPAAIERTVEATVEYQRMIEALGASCTRFVATSATRDASNSADFVRQIEAVIGVEPEVVVGTEEASLSFNGALSGLGESVSAPMLVVDIGGGSTELVLGATRVEQAISIDMGAVRVTEKFFSHVDPAGGVPSEDQERAIAWIDEQLDRAEKSVDLARVRSLVGVAGTVTTLTAQALGLATYQPERIHGARLSAAQFDEAVRFMVDQPTSVKASLGFMPEGREDVIAAGALIWSRIVKRVLARAQAASHPIDQVVTSEHDILDGIAQAMIRQELETNASLP
- the eno gene encoding phosphopyruvate hydratase translates to MAVIEGIGAREILDSRGNPTVEVEVVLEDGTAARASVPSGASTGAFEAVERRDGDKGRYLGKGVQDAVDAVVDQIAPELIGEEADDQRYIDQAMLDLDGTPNKGKLGANAILGVSLAVAKAAAKYADLPLYKYLGGPNAHVLPVPMMNILNGGSHADSNVDIQEFMIAPIGAPSFREALRWGAEVYHTLKGVVKERGLSTGLGDEGGFAPNLDSNAEALDLIVSAIEKAGLKPGEDVALALDVASSEFFKDGLYQFEGEGRSTDYMVEYYEKLISNYPLVSIEDPLSEDEWDAWKALTSEIGGRVQLVGDDLFVTNPARLKKGIELGAANALLVKVNQIGSLTETLDAVEEAHRNGYRSMTSHRSGETEDTTIADLAVATNSGQIKTGAPARSERVAKYNQLLRIEEQLGEAAVYAGRSAFPRFK
- a CDS encoding FKBP-type peptidyl-prolyl cis-trans isomerase, translating into MENISVSGEFGRKPVLSFEGTPSDELVVEVLHAGDGQEVEAGDTITCHYYGAVFGSDNDFDNSFDRGGALSFQIGVGMVIPGWDEGLVGKHVGDRVLLSIPADLGYGERGVPQAGIPGGATLVFVTDILGVN
- a CDS encoding DUF501 domain-containing protein; translated protein: MSLVNTTDATEEDLDVLRSQLGRVPRGVIGIAARCVCGRPTVVATAPRLPDGTPFPTTYYLTHPAAVKGASTLEAEHVMETLNEELAQNEELRAAYARAHQAYIDARLSLGDVPEISGVSAGGMPTRVKCLHALVGHSLAAGPGVNPIGDRALAMLAERGLFSVERCSC
- a CDS encoding AI-2E family transporter, with protein sequence MADTQEQPRWKLSDLMGRLSAALPVKHVDEPAPAPVMVSVREEHQDDRDVAAAVPRSLRVAAAISWRALIVAGVVMAVLWGMARLTIVIMPVAIALTVAVLLEPLVSWMRRRLHFPSSLAATVGLLIFFAVVAGALSQAAAELIQQVPQLAAQAADGFRALIDAILHNEFLQDGPLKIDTTVLTAAADQLRSEMVSWLNTNKETLATGALNITSSVGTLATSGLTMLFCLFFFLKEGRSIWLWCVRLLPAPARVPVHESAIRGWATFGSYVRTQIQVAAIDAIGIALGAFFLGVPLAIPIGVITFFAAFVPILGALTSGVIAVLVAAVNGGLTKAIIMLVIILVVQQVESNILQPFMMSNAVSLHPVAVMLVITAGSAIAGIAGAIFSVPIAAFINATIMYLHGYDPLPELATAQDRPGGPPGILEEEIAASYAGKPDTRPYLSRVDSEEEEEPASADNDVEACVEADGDETREAVPVSEKEKSTETPTRPAES
- the msrA gene encoding peptide-methionine (S)-S-oxide reductase MsrA, whose translation is MRNIFNLAHTDIHATTHAVLGSNMRDEAGAGQEVIYLAAGCFWGVEKALWNMPGVVTTATGYMGGHTPDPTYRQVCAHSTGHAEAVRVVFDTALTSAANLIRLFFEIHDPTQVGGQGNDIGDQYRSQIWTTTPAQLREATALRDAYQEVLSERGFGPIQTVISSAPEADSPAHFWYAEDYHQQYLFKNPGGYECHARTGVACPALPQE
- a CDS encoding FtsB family cell division protein; the encoded protein is MPSRRPSSRPSPRRRSSSSDAPRTTREINAEKSRQRRAAAQAAKSSKGDKASAATRKKARKQKTREGSGRSSFPSEKRREKKASTRPVREGRSVLSIGGLDVSARLVVVLTVAAILSVMLVPSLYQWWQQEHELAQIKAQVAEQQQKNADMQRQLDLWNDPDYISTQARERLGYVRPGETQYTVVDPGPQYQDSAMAAAAPSTGPARPWVQQLAILVGKADQPPNATPIPSADVSQSGQATTTGQESGE